The Oreochromis niloticus isolate F11D_XX linkage group LG4, O_niloticus_UMD_NMBU, whole genome shotgun sequence DNA segment ttttattaCTTCTTATGTGTGTTCAAAAATgtgtgctttatttcggtgactGTCAATCATTACAATAGAACGGACCACTCCAGTTGATTTGATTGTGTAACTGTCACACACCCTTGAGCCTTATCTAAAAAGTGAGGGTTCCTGTTTCTTTGTCACCCTTATGAAGgaggactgttttttttttttccttaagaGCCTCTTAATGTTGTTGCCAGATGTACATAATGCGATGTGTTCATGGTACTAAAACCATTTACTCATTTAAAGACTGTTTTGGAATCATTAATAGATGCATGCCTAAAATAGGACTTGCAAAATGCACGAAACCGGGAGAGCAGAGAGCTGCTAGTGAACAATAGAAGGCCGTCCAGACTGAGGATTAATCCACAGGGTACATTTAGTCTCTTCTTAGAGCATTTAGTACATCTCAATTTTCAGCTCCTGTGAGGTAACTATTCAGTTTTAGCTGCCCAACAAAAGTACAGGAACAGTGTGTTACTATGTGGATATCAGCTGTCACCGCTTACGTGGAAGctgtttataaaaagaaaaccccCACAAAGTGACGCTGGAGATTTTACTCGTGCCATTGTTCTGGTGAAACTCAAAGTCTTTCGATTCAAATTGGCCTAGAACATCGAGACTGCAATGACCTTTAAGGTGTTTTGatgcctttattgtttttttcatcaGCTGTGCATTTCACATGCTACACCTGTGCATGTGTAAAGACAGCGACAGATAGAATGGGAGCACGCTTCCTGGATTCATCCCAGAGTCTGCAAAAGAGACTGAAGACTTTTAATGTCTCCAAAAACGAATTCCTACTCAGTCTCCATGTTTTATAATCTGGTATAATCGCACTGAGTCCTTTATTTGACATTCCTGTCCTCAAAGAAACACTTCAGAGAAGTGAAATGAATGTATACCGTCTTACACACAAAAAGCTCTCTGACAGTTGTATTAACAGCTTGATATTATTCGCAGTGCTTTCTTTATGCTAAACGAGAGACTGACATtcctaaaaaaaacccactgatGTGTTGCTTAGAGGTTTTCAAAGATTTTTACATTATAATTTCTGTGTATTTGCACAAATCATCTTTCATTATGTGTGTGACTTGAAATAACAGCATTGTTAGACAAGTAGAAAAATgataaacatttaaaaggtTTGCGCTGCTGATATTGAAGAATGTTTAATGCTGAAATGTGGTGTATCAAATTTAAAAAGGGAATTTACATCATTGTAATTGTGTACTGTACTGTACCATGCCATGGGACTGACTTTGTCAACTCTAAATGTATCGCTactctttttaaattaaataatgctCTATGCAAAAGGATGCAAAGCCCAGTGTGGGATCCTGTTTTTATATTTCGTTTGCTCAGCATTTGTCCTGAATGTTTTTGCATACAGAGATGCCACCAGAGGTAAGTGGTGAagggttttgagtttattttatgttgttGACCTCTTCCTGGACTAACCACACTGTGACAGACAAGGATGGGAAACCACATCATCCCCAGAAAGCTAACTCTCCCTTTAGGCCCcacaaaacccccaaaacaaaatgcacacaaaaCAAATGTATGTTAGAAATGAGTTTATGTGAACCTAAACCTGGACATCATCACATACCTGCACAGAGAAGCAGGAGAATTGACAGCAGTGTGTAGCACAGGTAGACGAGAGTGAGTGGAAAGCACCAGATGTTCGAGTGTTTTACGATGCCCAACACCACTGGAGAGCAGGGACAAGACCGGTAGGAATGTAATCGAGTATTCATGAAGTACTTTACTGAAGTAAAGAtttcatgtgtgtgaatgggtggatgactggatgtgtaaagcgctttggggtccttaggggctagtaaagcgctatacaaatacaggccatttaccattcatgtactttctttatgtgtgtgttgtgttttgttttttttttttttttacaatcttATGCTACTTCCAGCTTTTACGCCACTAtgttttgctcttttttccaattattttgaagttttcattttttaaaattctttttagATTAATTGCATTGTTATAACTCAAACTACCCAACAATATATAAgtaattaaaatgattaaagagCACAGGGCTATACATGAGCCTGAAAATGATGCCTATTGTTttctgtgatgattttatttCCGAttaagtattctgattcttgcTCCCCCTGTTCCATCCCATTTCAGAAATCCTGGAAATACTCCTTCCCTGCTGCATTTATAATTTCATGTTTGCACATCCTGATGTCCAGCAGCCTGTTTAGAGAGTCACATGACATTGCTCATAGGGAAATGACTATATAAGCATCAGAATTTGAATAATGGAGACCACTGTAAGGCCCTTCTTTAGTTTCCGAGTGACCTCCACCAGGTTAATCTTCTGGAGCCTTTAGTGACCATATTTGCATGAGCCTCATTAACAAGCTGCCACCCATGAACTGTTTGGATGCAGTGTATCTGCTACTTACTTATTGTTAAGTGACAAACTAATTAAATATTAGAATTCCACTCCCCAAACTTAGtagatcagaatcagaatcagcatacgttattaatccctaaggaatgATGAGCTGTATCACACAGCAagtcatatatttttttatcacataactgtgttaaaatgttccaaaaGCCACCATGAGCACAAACAAGGTGGAGCCCCAGTGGACAGAGGTGACACCTAACAGACCTCAATCTTCTACATGTCTCTGTGTGATAAATAGCAACCTGGTAACTGAAACATTGCTGACCCTAAAAAAACATAGCTGTGGGTTTTTGAAGTGTGAGGACGCTCTCACTTGCTCTGGCAAAACAAGTTCCTGTAATTAAATCGCTGGTGGGGTTACCTAATGCTCCTGTGCAGTACCACAGGGGCGGGAAGATGATTGCTAAACCTGTCCTGGGAGTCCCTACAAGGAAGCTCTGGCAGTTTTCACATAagtaacacagagaaaaaccacTGTCACCAGACAGAGATGGCACTTTTTGGAgattttaactttttctgttCCACCACCGTGCTGGCTGCTGCTGTTCTCTTGCTTGTTCTTTATCTCGTATCTGTCAGTTACATTTCTAAGGAAAGGGGGAAGGAACCCCCAGGGCCGAGACCTCTGCCTCTGCTTGGCAACCTGTTGCAAATTGACCTCAAGAGACCCTACAAAACTCTGTATGAGGTAAATTAGCCCATCTTCTTGTTCAAAAGAAGCAGCTTTATGAAAGATTACACTGCATTTAAAGCTATTTCAGTTGTGTTTTGCTTAATTTTTATTCTTCCAGCTTTCAAAGACATATGGGTCAGTATTTACAGTTTATTTAGGAACCAACAAAGTTGTGGTCTTGGCTGGGTACGAAGCAGTCAGAGAGGCACTGGTTAACTATGCAGAGGAGTTTGGAGAGCGCAACATCTCCCCGATATTTAAGGATCTGAATCGAGGTCATGGTATGAAATTCTTTAATAATACCATTTATTCTGTTTCATTTTACTATCCAAAATAGTCCGGTCAACATAGATACCTGGCTTCTCAGAAATGACTAACAGCACTTATAGCTGTTATGACTCGCATGACTTCATGAAATACAGGTTTCCTCTCCAtccagagttttaaaaaaatagttgATATAAGTTTAGTGCTACATATTCCTTTAATGTTGAATGTCTTCCATGAGTATGTGACCCTGTTTGTGTAGTAAACTATGCAATATAGcacctttattttgaaattgcTTCAATattccaggtaaggaaatcccaaaacgTTGATCCTGTTCATCTCGACATAGCGTTTTCTGTGGGataaacgttttgtcactcatccaagtgacttctacagtctcagctgactgtaaGTTTCCCCAGCTTTATAAATAATGTTCATTGACCAATGATCATGAAACTGACATTGTTAGTCAGTGGTGCtaatttcagtcattgtgcaaacgCACTGTACTGTAGTAAAAAtactacatccagatgaacagaatcaactttttggggggTACAAAATGTGATatattcaaaaaacaaaaactacttcaaaagttaaaaaatttaaaaatactcATTGTTTTCAGCCCTTTCTTACATCTCATGAAAATCAGTTAATtgagttttttaaataaaggattttatgttttgtagGAATTTTGTTTGCAAACGGAGAATCGTGGAAAGAGCTGAGACGTTTTGCCCTCACCACCCTGAAAAACTTTGGGATGGGCAAAAGACTTTCTCAGGATAAAATCCTGGAGGAGTGTGGCTCCCTGATTCAAGTGATTGAAGAGCATAAAGGTATGGCGATAGTATGTGTACATGAACCATGAACTTCAActtaaatgactttttaaaattagcaCACCTCTAAATGTTATATTGTGCATTTCTGTTAGCCCATgtatggatttatttattttagattttttttcttgtgtatcAATTTTACAGGAAATGCTTTTGATACAGCTCTTCCAATAAATTATGCAACAGCCAACATTATCTCCTCTATTGTGTACGGTACCAGATTTGACTACGGTGACCCTGTATTCAAAAGGATGGTGAAACGAGCCAATCAAACCATATGTGTCACAGGTTCTGCATCAGTCCAGGTTGGCTTGTTGACTTGactctgtttttaaaataaattacagaAAAGCTTTAAACCCACTAATATTACCAGTGTGCACAGGATCGAGGTCTAAATTGATACTGTTGCAGCTTTAACAGAATCAGCATCCGTTTTCATGCTGATTCAGATTTGATGAGTTGGTAAAGTTAGCCACGATCACATACATTCATATATGGAAGTAGAAAATTCTGTGAGACTAAAATcttataaattaaattaaattagcaACAACAAACAGACCTCATGACCTGATGTTTAATACATGTATAATGCTTCGTATCTTAggctcccattctacttttgaaTACCCTAGGACCCACAAGTAAACCAGCAGTGCTATGTGGTCCTATGAGGTCTATAAGATTAGACTTGGCCTGATTGTTCAAGACTTTGTAAGtgaaaggattttaaattcaactttggatttaacaggaaaccAATGAAGACAAGtgaatatgggagaaatatgcttGCAGTCAATACTCTCGCtgtagcattttggatcaactgaaggcttttcgggGAGTTAGGACGGCCTGATAACTGATCCAGTTCATGTCATGTCTTTCTTATCTGACTTTGCTGATTGTTGTCTGACCTGCACCTCGTGACCTGCCTGCCTGAACAGAGATCCCAGGGGCTAAAGTCCCCATCGATATGGCTCTCTGGAAGGCATACACAACTCCCTACAATAACAAGGGTCTAAACATTCAGTGAAGAAAAACAGGACGGAGCCAAAGCTGTAGTGCTGCCGTTAGCAAATCTGGCTCTATCTGGTGCATTGGAAATCTGACTGTTTGCTTTTTCACAAGCTTTTTTATTTCGtgaattttaaatttgttattaaTGCTCATTGATGCAAAGGCAGTAATTCTTAATCATGAGATACAATAAAATGTATATATGACACAATATGCACTGATAGTCATTAAGAAAATAGATGGTAAAGCTACTTGAAAATATCACATATATCTTTAGATGCACAGCAACAGTAACTTTGTTATTtttgatttaaatgatttttgtGAGGGGAATTTTAAAATAAGTTAAGTCATCACTGCtttcataaaaatgaaaagatttaGTGAAACAATGTGTAATAATACTGTATGGACTTTaatcttttttaatatttaaactgtAACATGTGTCATATGACAAAgtattttaagtttatttactttgaataagctttgtttaactttttttttttccacagctttTTAACATGTTTCCCCGGCTGTTCGGTTGGGTAAAAAACCGCCAGGTGGTGTTAAAAAATGTTGAGATGAATGTCAGAGATATAAAGAATTTAACTAAGCATCTGAAAGACACTCTGGAGCCTGGACTGTGTCGAGGGCTTGTGGACTGTTTTCTGATTCggaaacagaaagaagaagtaagacaatatgtgtttttttaaattatggtatcattatttacaatTTAGGTTTGATAGCAATAAGCAATGTGAGTGTTACTTCTCTTAGGACTCCTGTGTTTTGGATACTCACTACAATGAGGAGAACTTGACATTCACAGTGAGcaacctgtttgctgctggcACTGACACCACAGCAGCCACACTGAGATGGGGTTTGCTGTTAATGGCTAAATACCCACA contains these protein-coding regions:
- the LOC100706297 gene encoding cytochrome P450 2K1, whose translation is MALFGDFNFFCSTTVLAAAVLLLVLYLVSVSYISKERGKEPPGPRPLPLLGNLLQIDLKRPYKTLYELSKTYGSVFTVYLGTNKVVVLAGYEAVREALVNYAEEFGERNISPIFKDLNRGHGILFANGESWKELRRFALTTLKNFGMGKRLSQDKILEECGSLIQVIEEHKGNAFDTALPINYATANIISSIVYGTRFDYGDPVFKRMVKRANQTICVTGSASVQLFNMFPRLFGWVKNRQVVLKNVEMNVRDIKNLTKHLKDTLEPGLCRGLVDCFLIRKQKEEDSCVLDTHYNEENLTFTVSNLFAAGTDTTAATLRWGLLLMAKYPHIQEQVHEELSRVVGSRQVCIDDRKNLPYTDAVIHETQRLANIVPMSLPHQTSQDVTFKGYFIKKGTIVFPLLTSVLYDESEWESPRTFNPSHFLDKNGQFVKRDAFMPFSAGRRVCLGESLAKMELFLFFTSLIQRFRFTPPPGITEDELDLTPAVGFTTPPSSHMLCAVSRQ